A genomic segment from Marinitoga sp. 1197 encodes:
- a CDS encoding TatD family hydrolase, with product MRLIDTHCHLNLIENKEDIIKSFEENNVNFVIEVGIDIENSFKSLELADNHKNIYCAVGIHPNESKKLSNKDFDTINILAKNEKVVAIGEIGLDYYREYTTKNEQYYSFVNQFNLAKENKLPVILHIRDAYDDAFNLILNEGVNEDLGVVHCFSSDWKTAKKFLDLGFYIGIDGPITFKNNYKLVEVVKNTPVEYILPETDSPFLTPVPFRGKKNNPIYTKYIITKIAEIKNINPEELSEIFIENAKKLFRRIKI from the coding sequence GTGAGATTAATAGATACCCATTGCCATTTGAATCTTATAGAAAATAAAGAAGATATAATAAAATCATTTGAAGAAAATAATGTGAATTTTGTTATTGAAGTTGGTATAGATATTGAAAACTCATTTAAATCTTTGGAATTAGCTGATAATCATAAAAACATATATTGTGCTGTAGGAATACATCCCAATGAATCAAAAAAATTATCGAATAAAGATTTTGATACAATTAATATATTAGCGAAAAATGAAAAAGTTGTTGCTATAGGTGAAATAGGACTGGATTATTATAGAGAATATACTACAAAAAACGAACAATATTATTCATTTGTAAATCAATTTAATTTGGCTAAAGAAAATAAGTTGCCTGTGATTTTGCATATCAGGGATGCATATGATGATGCATTTAATTTAATATTAAATGAAGGAGTTAATGAAGATTTAGGTGTTGTTCATTGTTTTTCATCTGACTGGAAAACAGCAAAGAAATTTTTAGATTTAGGTTTTTATATTGGGATAGATGGTCCAATTACATTTAAAAATAATTATAAATTAGTTGAGGTTGTAAAAAATACACCTGTTGAATATATATTGCCAGAAACAGATTCTCCTTTTTTAACTCCTGTCCCTTTTAGAGGTAAGAAAAATAATCCTATTTATACAAAATATATAATAACAAAAATAGCTGAGATAAAAAATATTAATCCTGAAGAATTATCGGAAATATTTATAGAAAATGCTAAAAAACTTTTCAGGAGAATAAAAATATAA
- a CDS encoding ABC transporter permease, with amino-acid sequence MEEKFYSHKISSFFKELFKTGTGWITFAGAMILIFYILMAIFAPQLAPYNPIQRVGRALSAPDSQFIFGTDNLGRDIFSRILYGARIALSIAFISVGFASLFGIPLGLLSGYIGGPFDRVLTLIMDAIYSFPGLILAIAIAAVLGPGMINIALSIAVVYTPTYFRVIRNQVSSIKNELYVEGARAIGAKNWEILFKYILPNVLPSVVVVLSMNLADAIMTEAGLSFLGLGIAPPTPDWGYDLSNGQRFVLSRAWWGILYPGMAIITIVLGFSLFSEGLNELLNPTIRERR; translated from the coding sequence ATGGAAGAAAAATTTTATTCTCATAAAATATCTTCTTTTTTTAAGGAGTTATTTAAAACGGGGACTGGATGGATAACGTTTGCTGGCGCTATGATTTTAATATTCTATATTTTAATGGCTATTTTCGCTCCTCAATTAGCTCCATATAATCCAATTCAAAGGGTTGGGAGAGCTTTAAGTGCCCCTGACAGCCAATTTATTTTCGGAACAGATAATCTTGGTAGGGATATATTTAGTAGAATATTATATGGCGCCAGAATAGCTTTATCCATAGCTTTTATTTCTGTTGGATTTGCATCATTATTTGGAATACCACTGGGATTATTATCTGGATATATTGGAGGACCTTTTGATAGAGTTTTAACGCTGATAATGGATGCAATATATTCTTTTCCGGGATTGATTCTAGCAATAGCTATTGCTGCAGTATTGGGTCCTGGTATGATTAATATTGCTTTATCAATTGCTGTTGTTTATACACCGACTTATTTTAGAGTTATAAGAAATCAGGTATCCAGTATAAAAAATGAGCTATATGTTGAAGGCGCACGAGCAATAGGTGCAAAAAATTGGGAAATATTATTTAAGTATATATTGCCTAATGTATTGCCTTCAGTGGTTGTTGTGCTTTCTATGAACCTTGCCGATGCAATTATGACAGAGGCTGGATTGAGTTTTCTGGGTTTGGGAATAGCTCCGCCCACTCCTGATTGGGGGTATGATTTAAGCAATGGGCAGAGATTTGTTTTATCAAGAGCATGGTGGGGAATATTATATCCTGGTATGGCTATAATAACAATTGTTCTAGGTTTTTCATTATTTAGTGAAGGACTTAATGAACTATTAAATCCTACTATACGTGAGAGAAGGTGA
- a CDS encoding ABC transporter permease, which yields MSLKDYIFTRILLAIPMMFILLIVIFFVLRIIPGDPVLAILGGKAPQEVIEQKRHELGLDKPIIIQFFDYVGNLLKGDLGKSTLTSRPVWSEIKDRFPATVELTLFAFIIAVLIGVFWGSTAAAHRDGIIDVTARVYAVFIYAIPVFWFGLMMQYYFGMVLRWLPVAGRLSPIVSLNTKTGFFLLDSLITGNWEAFIDVLKHLLMPGITLGLVISSIFLRMVRNNTILMLSQDFSTAARARGISQRRILYKHALKNAMVPILTVMGLQLAILLAGAVLTETTFSWPGLGSYLVMKIRYRDFPAIQGTIVFFAFFVIIISIVVDIINALIDPRVRY from the coding sequence TTGTCCTTAAAAGATTATATATTTACACGTATTTTATTGGCTATTCCTATGATGTTCATATTGTTAATAGTAATATTTTTTGTTTTAAGAATTATTCCTGGCGACCCAGTATTAGCTATTTTAGGAGGTAAAGCTCCACAGGAAGTTATAGAGCAAAAACGCCATGAATTGGGTCTTGATAAACCTATAATAATTCAATTTTTTGATTATGTTGGAAATTTATTAAAAGGAGATCTTGGAAAATCTACACTTACATCAAGACCGGTATGGAGTGAAATAAAGGATAGATTTCCTGCAACTGTTGAATTAACCTTATTTGCTTTCATTATTGCAGTCTTAATAGGTGTTTTTTGGGGAAGTACTGCAGCGGCACATCGCGATGGAATTATTGATGTCACTGCAAGAGTATATGCAGTTTTTATTTATGCTATACCTGTTTTCTGGTTTGGATTGATGATGCAATATTATTTTGGTATGGTTTTAAGATGGCTTCCAGTTGCTGGAAGATTATCTCCTATAGTATCTTTAAATACTAAAACAGGATTTTTCCTATTAGATTCTTTGATAACTGGGAATTGGGAAGCTTTTATTGATGTATTAAAGCATTTATTAATGCCTGGCATAACATTGGGATTAGTTATTTCGAGTATATTTTTGAGAATGGTTCGAAATAATACAATATTAATGTTATCTCAGGATTTTTCTACGGCCGCAAGGGCACGAGGAATCAGCCAAAGGAGAATATTATATAAACATGCATTAAAAAATGCTATGGTTCCTATATTAACTGTTATGGGACTTCAATTGGCTATTTTATTAGCTGGTGCTGTTTTAACTGAAACAACGTTTTCGTGGCCTGGGCTTGGAAGTTATCTTGTTATGAAAATAAGATATAGAGATTTTCCGGCTATTCAGGGAACTATAGTGTTTTTTGCGTTTTTCGTCATTATTATAAGTATTGTTGTTGATATAATAAATGCATTAATTGATCCAAGAGTCAGATATTGA
- a CDS encoding lysophospholipid acyltransferase family protein, translated as MSKFVLLLKQIILTIWFYIGFFGYVVIYGSLVLLISKIVKIISGEKKADVFLRKVVSKFGERSFKLMGINVIVKSDYDLNKLEDESYIIVANHQSLLDIPLIIGYVHPVGFIAKKELEKAPIISSYIKALGSVFIDRKNPSQAAKALRELKKKLNNGNKLALFPEGTRTLDGKVKPFKKGSLMIPYRYGIKIIPVSIDGTYQIIKKGDYFLKPHDVKIRIFEPINPKNFENEESLRDYIYQLLSKEVN; from the coding sequence ATGAGTAAATTTGTATTATTATTAAAACAGATAATATTAACCATATGGTTTTATATAGGTTTTTTTGGATATGTTGTTATATATGGATCATTAGTCTTATTAATTTCGAAAATAGTTAAAATAATATCAGGTGAAAAAAAAGCTGATGTTTTTTTAAGAAAGGTAGTTTCGAAATTTGGTGAGAGGTCCTTTAAATTAATGGGAATAAATGTTATTGTAAAAAGTGATTATGATTTAAACAAGTTAGAAGATGAATCTTATATTATTGTGGCCAATCATCAAAGTTTACTTGATATACCTTTGATTATTGGCTATGTGCATCCAGTAGGATTTATTGCAAAAAAAGAACTGGAGAAAGCACCTATAATTTCATCTTATATAAAAGCTTTAGGATCAGTTTTTATTGATAGGAAAAATCCATCTCAAGCTGCAAAAGCACTTAGAGAATTAAAGAAAAAATTGAATAATGGAAATAAATTAGCGCTTTTTCCGGAAGGTACACGAACCTTAGATGGAAAAGTCAAACCATTTAAAAAAGGATCTTTAATGATACCATATCGATATGGAATTAAAATTATTCCAGTATCTATTGATGGGACATATCAAATAATAAAAAAAGGAGATTATTTTTTAAAACCACATGATGTAAAAATTAGAATTTTTGAGCCAATTAATCCAAAGAATTTTGAAAATGAAGAGTCTTTAAGAGATTATATATATCAATTACTATCAAAAGAAGTAAATTAA
- a CDS encoding bifunctional nuclease family protein, producing the protein MFKKVDVITIGLDKVSNSPVVFLRIEHTHIGIPIWIGACEATYLALAINNQETPRPLTHDLLLNILEKENYFFKKIEITDMKNDIYYSTIYLEKDEDIISFDSRPSDAIILAVKNQIPIYVRDKVVMDNGIDLSFIPIDDQYNEDSEIKRKEFKDFLENFDIDTIKKHFFDEGNEDNENK; encoded by the coding sequence ATGTTTAAAAAAGTTGATGTTATAACCATAGGATTGGATAAGGTTTCAAATTCTCCGGTTGTATTTTTAAGAATAGAACATACGCACATAGGTATTCCTATCTGGATCGGAGCCTGTGAAGCGACTTATTTGGCATTGGCTATAAACAATCAGGAAACTCCAAGGCCGTTAACACATGATCTTCTGTTAAATATTTTAGAAAAAGAAAATTATTTTTTTAAAAAAATTGAAATAACTGATATGAAAAATGATATCTATTATTCAACAATTTATTTAGAAAAAGATGAAGATATTATTAGTTTTGATTCAAGACCATCTGATGCTATAATTTTAGCTGTAAAAAATCAAATTCCAATATATGTAAGAGATAAAGTTGTTATGGATAATGGTATAGATCTTTCTTTTATACCAATTGATGATCAATATAATGAAGATTCTGAAATCAAAAGAAAAGAATTCAAAGATTTTCTTGAAAATTTTGATATTGATACAATAAAGAAACATTTTTTCGATGAAGGGAATGAAGATAATGAAAATAAATGA
- the lgt gene encoding prolipoprotein diacylglyceryl transferase → MQDKLFKITLLISISIMIILLIFLLPKVFSGNLILKPVLISIGPFQIRWYGLLIATGVFLSIFLANDTAKKWNISENDLFNAIMIGLIFAIIGARLYYVIFNWDIYSKLPFSEIFKTWHGGLAIHGGILGALLSVFLYTKMKKNLTFNFLKGLDLMSHVLPLGQAIGRWGNFFNYEAYGGPTDLPWKMYIPYSFRMSGYENFKYFHPTFLYESIWDLLIFLFLFYYARNKKKFDGEIISLYLILYSLGRAFIEILRTDSLMFLGMKVAVLISILFIIFGVFLYFYLKKQAVSSKTSIKKSH, encoded by the coding sequence ATGCAGGATAAATTATTTAAAATTACACTCCTAATTTCCATCTCCATTATGATTATTTTATTAATATTTTTATTGCCAAAAGTGTTTTCCGGAAATTTAATTTTAAAACCGGTATTAATATCAATTGGACCTTTTCAAATTAGATGGTATGGTTTGTTGATAGCTACAGGAGTATTTTTAAGCATTTTTTTAGCAAATGATACTGCAAAAAAATGGAATATTTCTGAAAATGATTTATTTAATGCTATTATGATTGGTCTCATCTTTGCTATTATTGGTGCTCGACTATATTACGTTATATTTAATTGGGATATATATTCAAAGTTACCTTTTTCAGAAATATTTAAAACATGGCATGGTGGCTTGGCGATTCATGGAGGAATTTTGGGGGCGTTACTTTCTGTATTTTTATATACTAAGATGAAAAAAAATCTTACTTTTAATTTTTTAAAAGGACTTGATTTAATGTCTCATGTTCTTCCGTTAGGGCAGGCAATTGGTCGATGGGGTAACTTTTTCAATTATGAAGCATATGGAGGTCCTACCGACTTGCCCTGGAAAATGTATATACCATATTCATTCAGAATGTCTGGATATGAAAATTTCAAATATTTTCATCCGACGTTTTTGTATGAATCTATATGGGATTTATTAATATTTCTATTTTTATTTTATTATGCAAGAAACAAAAAGAAATTTGATGGAGAAATAATATCGTTGTATTTAATTTTATATTCTTTAGGAAGAGCATTTATAGAGATTTTAAGAACAGATTCACTAATGTTTTTAGGAATGAAAGTTGCAGTATTAATAAGCATTTTATTTATAATATTTGGAGTATTTTTATACTTTTATTTAAAAAAACAAGCTGTATCTTCAAAAACAAGTATCAAAAAATCACATTAA
- a CDS encoding cupin domain-containing protein yields MKKAYIGKAMDIEPITYDDGIKVKKAHKRVLIGNKLGAPNFVMRLFTLEKDGYSPRHSHNWEHEVFVLKGKLEVFDGEKYVVAEEGDFVFVPPNVEHQFKNINDGESQFICVIPKSGGE; encoded by the coding sequence ATGAAAAAGGCATATATAGGGAAAGCTATGGATATTGAACCAATTACATATGACGATGGTATAAAAGTAAAAAAGGCTCATAAAAGAGTATTAATAGGAAATAAATTAGGAGCTCCAAATTTTGTGATGAGATTATTTACTCTGGAAAAAGATGGATATTCCCCAAGGCATTCACATAATTGGGAACATGAAGTTTTTGTTTTAAAAGGGAAATTGGAAGTATTTGATGGTGAAAAATACGTTGTTGCAGAAGAAGGGGATTTTGTATTTGTTCCGCCGAATGTAGAACATCAGTTTAAAAATATAAATGATGGTGAAAGTCAGTTTATTTGTGTAATACCAAAAAGTGGAGGAGAGTAA
- a CDS encoding STAS domain-containing protein: protein MKILKKQRNKIYTISLIGEFTLYDVHDFNNEISEFIRKKDITTIIMDFSGLTAIDSTGIGQLISFQKKLNEKGKELILINMDENIQKLFALLKLQEVFNIQK from the coding sequence GTGAAAATATTAAAAAAACAGAGAAACAAAATTTATACTATTAGCTTAATAGGAGAATTTACTCTTTATGATGTTCATGATTTTAATAATGAAATTTCTGAATTTATTAGAAAAAAAGATATAACAACTATTATAATGGATTTTTCCGGACTCACAGCAATAGATAGTACTGGAATTGGGCAACTAATTTCTTTTCAAAAGAAGTTAAATGAAAAAGGAAAAGAATTGATATTGATTAATATGGATGAAAACATTCAAAAACTTTTTGCCTTATTAAAACTACAGGAAGTTTTTAATATACAAAAATAA
- a CDS encoding ABC transporter substrate-binding protein, whose product MKKFLLVLLLIVSLLAFSSKVLVVGTTDKIRTLDPAKCYDYFSSNILQNVLSGLVDYEINTSNLIPSLAQKWEVSPDGLVYTFYLRKDAKFDDGTPIDASVMKYSIDRAMKLNGDPAFLLTDIVESTKVVDNYTFQIKLKYPFSAFVSVLGYTVAWPVNPKLYPENAFYEGAPSSSGPYKITEWIRDVRIVLEKNDKYFGPAPKTDKVVITFYESAATLRLALETGQIDIAFRHLDPRDINDLENNPNINVLKGSSPQIRYLVLNTKQAPFSNPLVRKAIMYAVDRQRIVDDVFVGLAQPLYSMVPMGMWSHKDVFPERNLRTAKRLLQQAGYWTDKPLTIDLWYSPTHYGTTEADVAQVLKESLEETGIIKVNIKYAEWSTYVDYFLNGTMGLFLLGWYPDYIDPDDYLWPFLSINGAKSMGSFYENPVTESIMKAARICVDQEARSELYAQTQNHLVVDVPNIPLWQGVAVVASQKNIKGVLLEPTQIFRYYLIEKK is encoded by the coding sequence ATGAAGAAGTTTTTATTGGTATTACTACTTATTGTATCTCTGTTAGCTTTTTCTTCTAAGGTTTTAGTTGTTGGAACTACTGACAAGATTAGAACTCTTGATCCGGCAAAATGTTATGATTATTTTTCAAGCAACATTCTTCAAAATGTTTTATCAGGTCTTGTTGATTATGAAATTAACACATCAAATTTAATTCCATCATTAGCTCAAAAGTGGGAAGTTTCTCCTGATGGATTAGTTTACACATTTTATCTTAGAAAAGACGCTAAATTTGATGATGGAACACCTATTGATGCATCAGTGATGAAATATTCCATTGATAGGGCTATGAAATTAAATGGAGATCCGGCATTTTTATTAACAGATATTGTTGAAAGCACAAAAGTGGTGGATAATTACACATTCCAAATAAAATTAAAATATCCATTTTCTGCTTTTGTATCTGTATTGGGATATACTGTTGCATGGCCTGTAAATCCAAAATTATATCCGGAAAATGCTTTTTATGAAGGAGCACCTTCATCATCTGGTCCATATAAAATTACAGAATGGATTAGAGATGTAAGAATTGTATTGGAAAAGAATGATAAATATTTTGGTCCAGCACCAAAAACAGATAAAGTAGTTATTACTTTTTATGAAAGTGCTGCAACACTTAGATTAGCTCTCGAAACAGGACAGATTGATATAGCATTTAGACATCTTGATCCAAGGGATATTAATGATTTAGAAAACAATCCTAATATAAATGTTTTAAAAGGTAGTAGTCCTCAAATAAGATATTTAGTGTTAAATACAAAACAAGCACCTTTTTCAAATCCTTTAGTCAGAAAAGCCATAATGTATGCAGTTGATAGACAGAGAATTGTGGATGATGTTTTTGTTGGTCTTGCTCAACCTTTGTATTCAATGGTTCCAATGGGGATGTGGAGTCATAAGGATGTATTTCCAGAAAGGAATTTAAGAACTGCTAAAAGATTATTACAGCAGGCTGGCTATTGGACAGATAAACCTTTAACCATAGATTTATGGTATTCTCCTACTCATTATGGAACAACAGAAGCAGATGTCGCTCAGGTATTGAAAGAATCATTGGAAGAAACAGGTATTATTAAAGTAAACATTAAATATGCAGAATGGTCTACATATGTGGATTATTTCTTGAATGGAACAATGGGATTATTTTTATTAGGTTGGTATCCAGATTATATAGATCCTGATGATTACTTGTGGCCATTTTTGAGTATAAATGGTGCAAAATCCATGGGAAGTTTTTATGAAAATCCTGTTACAGAATCAATTATGAAAGCTGCAAGAATATGTGTTGATCAAGAAGCAAGATCAGAACTTTATGCTCAAACTCAAAATCATTTAGTTGTTGACGTTCCGAATATTCCTTTATGGCAGGGAGTTGCTGTTGTTGCTTCACAAAAGAATATAAAGGGTGTATTGTTAGAACCAACACAAATATTCAGGTATTATCTAATCGAAAAGAAATAA
- a CDS encoding polyprenyl synthetase family protein has product MKIMKINDFKEFFDRKSKRFFIFLDIDDIIKKPLEYSFFSGGKRLRPWIIYNIGRYYNVDEEKLLKIGFIIEIIHTASLIHDDLPAIDNSEYRRGNKTNHKKFSEWQAILTGDLGFILPFKLFSDFDINESYLLNSFFAEVLLNLIEGEALDVAFEKKLLNPSKDDIKKMYVKKTSSLFEFSFACIPLILNKKDDFKLLKIAGENFGVSFQIYDDIKDKFGSFEEIGKDLNNDINKITFLNIFSVMEAKKYADNLFKETLSILSELKFFKFVEYLEEIKSIIERK; this is encoded by the coding sequence ATGAAGATAATGAAAATAAATGATTTTAAGGAATTTTTTGATAGAAAGTCAAAACGGTTTTTTATATTTTTAGATATAGACGATATAATAAAAAAACCTCTTGAATATTCTTTTTTTTCTGGTGGGAAAAGATTACGTCCATGGATAATTTACAATATTGGTCGATATTATAATGTGGATGAAGAAAAACTTCTAAAAATAGGTTTTATAATTGAAATTATTCATACAGCTTCATTAATCCATGATGATTTACCTGCAATAGATAATAGCGAATATCGTCGCGGAAATAAAACAAATCATAAAAAATTCAGCGAGTGGCAAGCTATTTTGACAGGAGATCTTGGATTTATTTTACCATTTAAATTATTTTCTGATTTTGATATTAATGAGTCTTATTTATTAAATAGTTTTTTTGCAGAAGTACTGCTAAATCTTATTGAAGGTGAAGCATTAGATGTAGCCTTTGAGAAAAAGTTGCTTAATCCTTCAAAAGATGATATAAAAAAAATGTATGTAAAAAAAACTTCTTCTTTATTTGAATTTTCTTTTGCGTGTATTCCTCTGATACTCAATAAAAAAGATGATTTTAAGTTATTAAAAATTGCTGGAGAAAATTTTGGGGTATCTTTTCAAATATATGATGATATAAAAGATAAATTTGGAAGTTTTGAAGAAATTGGCAAGGATTTGAATAATGATATAAATAAAATTACCTTTTTAAATATTTTTTCTGTTATGGAGGCAAAAAAATATGCTGATAATTTGTTTAAAGAAACATTGTCTATTCTTTCAGAATTAAAATTTTTTAAATTCGTCGAATATTTAGAAGAAATAAAATCCATTATTGAAAGGAAATAG
- a CDS encoding tetratricopeptide repeat protein, whose protein sequence is MDNRLLKNFFFILFLSAALMSFSQTFLDKAEVYYFNGKSAFQTGNYKSAESFFETALKFSAEIEIKYPDIRYMLGWTKFYLRKYDEAKEYLKYYADDPKVSLALKSIESGNIREDLHFKSLKIDSTVQSTESTSNKDLKIGLLYYVIVFFVILLIVMIMGFLTYFFIFKKYTFTTMQSVKNNVENIAEFEETSEEIPAIPVEEILEVKIDELEELWDEYEKMKKKMDIEDDENNENFAQINQRETLQAIETNLEEIDVNELLNEASTEEVNNEASTENVKTEDINMDIEDVLEEEEVHKTVKGENESEDIKDETISEEMENGEIKEVNDNIEIENNVEDKNIESFIQKEKMTSLDDIETIKPNIDVITKYNKIMSEPEGSIIVSNVKGLESLDKIDEEVKKKGGSFSKGDLHNIFKEIFAEKNRDSLMIE, encoded by the coding sequence ATGGATAACAGATTATTAAAAAACTTTTTTTTCATTCTCTTTTTATCTGCAGCTTTAATGAGTTTTTCCCAAACCTTTTTAGATAAGGCTGAAGTATATTATTTTAATGGAAAAAGCGCTTTTCAAACTGGAAATTATAAAAGCGCAGAGTCTTTTTTTGAAACAGCATTAAAATTTTCTGCTGAAATAGAAATAAAATATCCTGATATAAGATATATGTTAGGATGGACAAAATTTTATTTAAGAAAATATGACGAAGCAAAAGAATATTTGAAGTATTATGCTGACGATCCAAAGGTTTCTCTTGCATTAAAAAGTATTGAATCTGGAAATATTCGTGAAGATTTGCATTTTAAATCTTTAAAGATAGATTCTACTGTGCAATCGACAGAATCAACGTCTAATAAAGATTTAAAAATAGGTTTATTGTACTATGTTATTGTATTTTTTGTTATATTGTTAATCGTAATGATAATGGGATTTTTGACTTACTTTTTTATTTTCAAGAAATATACATTTACTACTATGCAATCTGTAAAAAATAATGTTGAGAATATTGCTGAATTTGAAGAAACCAGTGAGGAAATTCCTGCTATTCCGGTAGAAGAAATATTAGAAGTAAAAATTGACGAATTAGAAGAGTTATGGGATGAGTATGAAAAAATGAAAAAGAAAATGGATATTGAAGATGATGAAAATAATGAGAATTTTGCACAAATTAACCAAAGAGAAACTTTACAAGCAATTGAAACAAATCTTGAAGAAATAGATGTTAACGAATTGTTAAATGAAGCTTCAACTGAAGAGGTTAATAATGAAGCTTCAACTGAAAATGTTAAAACAGAAGATATTAATATGGATATAGAAGATGTATTGGAAGAGGAAGAAGTTCATAAAACTGTTAAAGGTGAAAACGAATCCGAAGATATTAAGGATGAAACAATTTCTGAGGAGATGGAAAATGGGGAAATAAAAGAGGTTAATGATAATATTGAAATTGAAAACAATGTAGAAGATAAAAATATCGAATCGTTCATTCAAAAAGAAAAAATGACAAGCCTGGATGATATTGAAACAATTAAACCAAATATTGATGTTATCACTAAATACAATAAAATAATGTCTGAACCTGAAGGGAGCATAATAGTATCTAATGTTAAAGGTTTAGAAAGTTTAGATAAAATAGACGAGGAAGTTAAAAAGAAAGGAGGATCATTTTCCAAAGGAGATTTGCACAATATTTTTAAAGAAATCTTTGCGGAAAAAAACAGAGATTCTTTAATGATAGAATAA
- a CDS encoding ABC transporter ATP-binding protein codes for MIEVINIEKSYGPKPALIDVNLTINPGDIYVLVGPNGAGKTTTLKCIYGDLKPDDGEVLIFGKKLNKFRKRNISVLLEDKVTFKGLYPYDYAELWKILYPNWNDKKYKELMMEFKLPINKPVHAFSSGMKTLFYIILMFSSRPKIMILDEPTQNIDPVKKDKILKMLKDFVSNKENIVIMSTHHIEEVELIATNFAIINAGKTTFEGNIEKALSEHKIVKQSEMTEEMEIITPLDEGILVKTDENIGRNPDFREVVLGYLKK; via the coding sequence ATGATAGAAGTTATAAATATAGAAAAATCATATGGGCCAAAACCAGCTTTAATTGATGTGAATCTTACAATAAATCCAGGAGATATATATGTGTTGGTTGGACCGAACGGTGCCGGAAAAACAACAACTTTAAAATGTATATATGGAGATTTAAAGCCTGATGATGGTGAAGTTCTCATTTTCGGAAAAAAATTGAATAAATTCAGAAAGAGAAATATTTCGGTTTTATTGGAGGATAAAGTAACTTTTAAAGGATTATATCCATATGATTATGCAGAATTATGGAAAATTTTATACCCTAATTGGAATGATAAAAAATATAAGGAATTAATGATGGAATTTAAATTGCCAATAAATAAACCTGTACATGCTTTTTCTTCTGGTATGAAAACGCTTTTTTATATAATTCTAATGTTTTCATCGAGGCCGAAAATTATGATTTTAGATGAACCTACACAGAATATTGATCCTGTAAAAAAGGATAAGATCCTTAAAATGCTTAAAGATTTTGTGTCAAATAAAGAAAATATCGTTATAATGTCTACTCATCATATAGAAGAAGTCGAGTTAATAGCCACCAATTTTGCAATAATCAATGCTGGAAAAACAACTTTTGAAGGTAATATAGAAAAAGCTTTATCAGAACATAAAATTGTAAAACAAAGTGAAATGACAGAAGAAATGGAAATAATTACACCGCTGGATGAAGGAATTCTTGTGAAAACTGATGAAAATATTGGTAGGAATCCTGACTTTAGAGAAGTTGTTTTAGGATATTTAAAAAAATAA